The DNA window CAAGTATCTGGACCaaaaggagaagaaaaaaaaatgaactGACATGAACTGTTTAGTTAGAAGAACTGTTTAACTTGAAACTTCGAAGTAATTAACGACATCTTGATGACTAATGATGTCAAATCATTTACGCAGCTATATTTCTACTGGTGTTGGGCTAGAGTATAACAGCATAAGAAAGAAAACTAAATCATTTTGAGCATTGGATAGATAAACCTGTCCTGGAAGAACAGATCAATGATCCCATTTCGACCATTTTCATGGTTAAAGAAGATAAAGAGGCTCCAGTGCATCAGCCATATCCTACTCTGGAGCTGATTTAGAGGTGATGAGAAGTTCTGCCAAAAAAAAGTCAGATACAATACAATGTTAACTATATGATGTAACCTAAGAACAATAGACACGCAAGATCAAAAGATGAGAGGAAAACCTTTGAATCGATAATCTCTTTTAAGCGATTAAGCTCTTCGAGCGCAGCATCCCAGTTTCGATTTAGAATCTCTGATGCCAACATCCCCCATAAAGCTCTCACACTCCTCTCACTGTTCGTGGACAAAACACGATACTGGTAGAGGTAGGCCGCAGCATCTGAGTAGGACCCACACTCAAACTGAAATTTAGCGTCATCATACAAGGCTTCAATCTGATCAGGGCCAATCTGCATTATGAACAAAAGGAGTCTTAGTAGCTGAGTAGTACATTCATAATCACCTGAAACGGCCTGAGTAGCACAAAAAGACTTGGTCAAACTTTTCTATAACAAAAAGTAGATTCAATTAACATCCAAACAAAGGGGAAAGTTTGCAAATGTTGTTGAATTCAGATTATCTTTGTAAAGCAAGGTCAAGAATAAAAGAGTAATATATCAATCCACTAGTCGTGTAGTGTACCTGGAAGCCCTCCTGGAGCATGTGGACGTTGTACTGCTTGTCCGGCCTGAGCAGCTGCACGAGGTGCGGGTCCCGCAGGAACGCGTAGAGCGGCAGCGCGGGGCCCGTCTGGAGCGCCACGAGCCTGTCGACGACCTCGGCGCGGCGCGCCACCATGTCGGCCGGGGCCTCGTCGGTGCCGTGGAGCGACCTGTGCATGGCCATGGCGTAGTCGACCATGTTGGTGCCGCCGAGGAGGCGGAGCTTGGCGGCCACGATCTCCTCCTCCGGGTAGAGCCCCCGCTCCTGCAGGAACTCCAGCAGCGGGAACACCAGGTGGCGGTCCAGGTGAGGCGCCAGGCGCGCCGTCAGGTCGTGCTCCGCCATGGATGCGGCGTGCAagagcgacggcggcggcgcggggtggGATGAGAGCAGGAGTTGGCCGGAAAGCAGGAGGTTTTGTCAGTGGAGAGAGAACGCAGGTCAAATTTGAATATTTGATTGGATTTGGTTGTCAACAAAAGCACACCCACCTCTGCTGAATATaataattaaaaaaataaaacaaagGAAAAGTATGTTTTAGGGACTAGCAATGGCAAGGCTTTAGAGCAAGAGGGAAAGGACCAAATGCTACAAAAGAATCATAGTCACTGACCAGGCTGACTTTTTTTTAAAAGAGTAGAATTTTCTTTTCTGTTCTTAGATAATTCCATTGCTGATGTCTCTGTTTTTAGATAATTTTATTGCTCTTGCCATCCCTCGTCACTATATAATACTATCTCCATTTCGCAATACTTGTCACTGGTTAGTTCAATTGAACTAACCAGTGACAAGTATTGCGAAATGGAGGTAGTAGGAGGGCTACGGCTCTAGTCGACTAGACTTCGTCCCTCTCCTTcatccttctctccttcccatTCCTTGCTCTCTCCCTCTTTCAATCACAAAATCATGTGTGGTGGACGGTTGATGTGCGAGCATCTAGATCTGCATTTCGGAGCGCTTGTTGTGTGCACGGTAATTCTTGGCGGCATGACCAACAGATAATTGCCTCTGATGACAACGATGACGAAGGGACGATCAGCTTCCTGGAGTTCAAGAGGATGATGCCAAATGCAACCTTTCATGCCCGCTCTTGGATGCGAAGATTTTGGAGGACGCAGCCTTTGGGTTCATCAATTCAAacaatttaattcaaattttcaaAAGACAATTCATCACATTGATACGCACCCCTAATTCAAAATGCGTAGGAGCATCTCCGAGAGTCTTTCTAAAATCTACTCTCTAAATCATCATGCAGAGAGTCATTTGAGTAAAAGTCGTTTTCTATATCCAACAACTTTTTTATATCTTGTGCATAGTCTAGAGAGCAGTTCTCGCTCTCCATCTTTGACTAGCGAGAAATTCAGAATAAAGGAGGTCTATATTTAGATATCCAATTGAAAAGCTGTTGGAGGATAATTTTTAACCGAAATCTCTGTTTCTCGTCTCTTGGAGATGCTCAAGATGCTCACAAATAAGGTACAACTTGCCTAATCTCGATCGGTTGCCGTTTTCTTCTGTCAAAATTTCAAAAGACCAGCTATGGAAAGATCTCAATGAGTGACCGGGTCGTTCCTGAGATGGGAGTAATCCTGTATTGAGTGAACCCTGCATCTAGGAAAATCTTGTGCCATGTCTCCTCCGTTCTCTCTTTGCCTTCCAATACCACCATCATGCATAGATCCATCAAAAATTGAGCTTCCAGTGTTGGTTTAGACGGACATCCTAAGACTACTTCTGTAATTACCACTTTTCCCTTTGGTTCTCGAGTAGAAATAGCTTCCTTGGACCGTTTTAAGATCTGAACACAATCCTCGTCACTCCAGTTATGCAGCACAAACTGTCGTAAGATAGTCAGTAATCACATAAGTACATAATAACCTGTCATCAAGGCATCACAGCGTTCAAGTTATCTAGCATAAATTGTTATAAGCTAAACATATATACGTAAAAAAAGTAAAAAGATAAGAGCTTTGCTAATATTCAATCATCGGAAACAAAAATTTATCTTAGAGACCCAAAACCTCTAAAACAACAATTGCCTATGTGGCACTGTGCCTATGTGTATATGATATATGATAGCCTGTGTCCGCGTTTCAAAAAAGTAAATTATATTGATCTATAGATTCAAAAAATGTCTTGCAAAAAAAAGCCACAAAAGGTGAATAAAAACTAAAACGAAATAAAAATTTCAGTCATGCATGAAAATTTGGACACTTCCCATTACGCATAAATCCGTACCTTAAATAACACAGCATCAGCCGGAGGGATGAACTCCCTCATGTCGCCTGCAACGAATTCAACCGTGCCATCAGCCGGCATGGTGTCCACCACGCGGGGCAGATCCAGCACCCAGCACTTCACGTGCGGGAAGGCCCTGGCAATggccctcgccgtcgtcccgttgTGGCCTCTGACCGTTCGACGTCCACCAGGGACGCCACCCCGGCCAGCACCTCGCCGTACTCGCCGCTGTCCGAGCCCATCGCCTCGTCGAAGCACACGGCGAACGCCGCGTCGCGGCTGACGACGTCGTAGAAACCCGCGCCGTGCGCCATCGTGAAcggcgtccgcgccgccgccgccgccctcttggAGCCACTCGGCCAAGTTCTGGGACGCCGTGAAGTAGAACGGTGAGCACAGGGTGAAGAGCTGGGAGACGCAATTGCGACCTCCCTTAGCGTCGTCGTCAACCAGGAGGCGGGATGCCGTGGTGAGGTGGTAGCACggctcggccgccgccgcgccatcgCCTGGGACGGTCTCCTCTCTAAAGAGACCAGACGCGGCCAAGAGCGCCATGATACGTGACAGGCATGGCCGTTTGCTCGCGGCGACGGGGACGGCGCGCGGCGTGCAGCTCCGACAGGGAGGCCGCGCCGCCGTGGCGGTGGATGGCGTTGGGGACCCCAAGTTTTATTGCGCACCGCACCGCAGTGCCACGGATTTGAGATAGCCGAAATTGTGGCACCAAAGCTCTGCCTCGGCCTGGATGAGCTCAGCACTGGTGGTGGCCATGGCTAGCACCGGCATAGATGGGCTTTGTGCCATGCTCTTTGGTTGCTCCTAGCCTCCTACAAACCTTAGTGGCTCTGATGGTTTGAGAGATCACATCTTCGCCCGGGTATTTATAGACCTGATGGCAGTATTGCTTTAGCCTATTCGTCTCAAGTATTgtgttttgaaaaaaaaaggcTCTTGAATCTTTTGAGTGCAATAATCTTAGTTCACAATTAATGTATTAAAAATATTTTATTCTATCGAAGGACTTCATAAGCAAATATAAATGTAATTCAAAATGAACAATACCGTTAGGTAAAGACTCCTCTATGGATAGCTGTGCGGAAGCACTATAGTATGGCCATCACATGGTTTGCTAATGTCCACATGCTTAGGCACCATGTGCGGAGTATGTATTTTCTCTTATTTTTCTTCCACACTAACATACTAGATAAGTATAACTGTGTTAAAATTCGATTAGAGCACTATGTTCCTCTTAACGATCACTACTACAAAAAATATTCTTAGAGGGCGagtaaaaacatatttttaggtACGGGTGCGGTACCCGTCCCTGCTTCCCCAGCTAAAAATAACTATTTGTAGGGGCGTGTAACGTGCCCGCTCCTGGAAATGGTGGCCATTTTTAAGGGCGGgagacgccatcacccgccccctAAAAATACTTTTCAAAGAGCAGGTCGGATGCTACACTAACTGCATTCCATTTGTACGAGCGGGTTACCTTTTAATCCACCCTTAAAAAATGGGGCGTTCCTACGAATCGTTTTTTATAGTGTTTATAATAGTAAGATATAAGATAGATTGATTTAGGACAAACTATAAATTCCTTGCACTTGTGGACGGATGGGAATCTGATATGGAATGGTCAATAATCCATAGTGAAGCTGGGTTGAGCCAAGCGCCGCTTAATGGGCATCGCTCATTCACGACTTCTTGAGAGCATGTAAGGTCTCTAGCAATTTGAATTGATGCATGCGTGTTTTGCTTGTACTAGAGCCTTCGGCACGCCATTTTTTCATCTCAGTTCAGAACTTTGATTAGATTACATGTCAGCTGTTCACAGTAGTTCAGTTGGAAATAGCAACAGACAGAGATAGCTTGAAAAAGCGCAGTATATCTGGTATAGCTTTAAAAATATGGAGCATTGAAACTGTAGGAGAACCCGGCCGATTCATGTTGACGAATTTGTTAACTAAAATCATGTTGCATGATGATATGCAGTAAGGCAGGCCATACAATGTAACATGATTATTTTAGTTAACACGCACATTCAAAGGTTTGAAATGCCCTTTCAATTGTCATTTCCTTCCTTCAGAATTTTCTTCAGGCAGTGTTAGTCTTCAGGTCGCCATCCAATTAAGCAGCGAGTCCATGtatatgagagagagagagagaaaaaatcAGCCACGTATAATCAATTCACCCAAAAATCGACCCATCCTTCTCCAGTGGTATGCAGGATCTGCAACTCAAAGCGATCATCCCCCATCCCCCATCCCCATCCCCGGGGGAGCTACAAACTTCCTCCAGCCCGGGTTAAATCAATGGACAAGTAAAAATTAGCTAAAATTATATCTAAGTCTACTGCTTTGTTTCTAAATGCCAGAGTGATTTACATGAAAATAACTAAATCCGGGTCGTGCTGCAGCACGCCCAGCACGGGCCCTGGCTCCGCCCCTGCCCATCCCCTCTCCCCTTGGCCACAATGCAGAGAGAGAAGCCAAGAGGAGAGGCAGCCGGTGAAGTGCTGCTACAGTGCTAAAATTGGGCCCCCGACGCGTTGCCGCGGGGGCCAACGACCTATCTCATGTGGAAGTTGACGTGCGTGGTATGGCGGGATGAATGGTATGCTTGCTAAAATTGGAGGCACTCGCGCGCTCGACATGGTGGCGTGCACGTGCTATCAGCCTATCAACAAAGTTGCATGGCGCACCGATCGACAATGTCATGTCGTTGTTGCAATTGCAGCTCTCGTGCGCATATACGTACGGACGTGCACAACATGGATCCACACATTTTTAGGGTTATTATAACACTACAACAGAAACACCCCTTTAAAATGTATTATACGTTGCAATAGGTGACGTTGCAAGGATCTATTGCAGCGGCCAATGCTTCTCCAGGTTTAGTAAAAATTAAAGTGTATGGTTTGTCCTTCAACTTATTTGGTCGTGTCGCTTAGATTCTTGTAGTCCCAAATGCAGATATGCCCCTAGACTTGGGGTGCCATCTAAATCTATGTACTCTTAAAATATGGTTTAGTTGTTTCAATGCAGCTAAAGCCAGCTAAATTTTAGCTAGGTCTATTAGCTGGGGGATCCAAACATCGCAAGCTAAAATTTAGCTAGGAGAACTTTTAGCTGGCTAAAATTTAGTTTTAAAATTTTAGCTAGCTAAATTTTAGTTGGGTAGATTTAAATAGATCCTAGGTGAGaacaatttttttttgaaaaaagatAAGTTGGGCACACTCGACATCGTGGTACTAACAAGGAACAAGTTGCTAGTACATGAAGAAGGGATGTAGCACAAGACGACAAGTCACTGTTGCAATTGCGGCTCTCTTGTCGCTTGCAAGCACCACTTGAAAAAACGACCAATAGTGATGGGCCAAGAATGGCAATAGCCAATAGTGACATGCATGCATGGCGCCTATATCACCCGAGACGTATCACTTTGATTTGTAAAAACTATAATGAAGGGCAGGAGCCCGTAACTATACATTGACTGATAGAAGTGACAGGCAAGAAGCATAACCAAAGATAtttggatggatttttggatgTCCTCTCTTAGTAGGTTGTGACTTGTTGCATCAAGATAATACCTGACTTAATCATTAATTTGTTGGATAAATGATTGCTACATTCTTATAGTCCAGCATATCATGCACTTCCCTCTTTCCCAGCCTTTGTAAAATTTGAGCCAATGACTTGTATAGTTCTATATCCTGGACAACGGAGGTTGGATTTGGATGATCAAGCACAAGCAGGTGCCGTCACTACTACAACACCTTATATAGTTTTCATGGGCACGATGAAGTAGTACTTTTCTACTTACAACGACAACAATGTTAGAGACCAAAACAGAGGATAGAAATACAGCCGTCGCTACAACAACACCTTCATATGTGCCGGTGCTGTAGGAATACCGGTATGGATATACGTTGATACCCCGCGCCCGGCTAAGTGTAATGTAGAGGCGGCAACAATATGTTTTCGACACCAAGTCCATTCATAGCAGCACAGATGGGCCGATACTGATAAAGGTTTCTGCAGTAGTGATGAGTCAAGTTATATCTACATTGGTACAATCCTAACCAGTGGCAGAGCCAAAATTGAGAGCTTAGGGGacttttctttccttcttcctcctccctcctctccttccttcttcttcctcaaaattttcttcttccttctttctCCTCAAAATTTGTAGGAAGATTTTGGAAGGCTTCCATGGAAACCAAGGTGGTAGGGGGGCTTGAGCCCTCTGCACCCCCCGGTCCTAACCTTATTAACGACATCCATCCACATAAGAAAATAACTTTTCTTTGCAGTATTACTTTCGGAAGATTTCAAAGGTGAGCTATGACATCCAAAATCGCCCGAAACTACTCAAATAAGGTACATCCGAAGGAGCTGAGTTTAGCATTTTATCTCAACTAAATTCAAAACTACTTTTTATGCAAATTTTAAAGTACATTTCATCTAAATTTCAAACTACATTTTATCTAAACAGCAAACTAGTTTGGCGTCCATCCATCCATGTTGATATGATAATTGCATGATTTATGTTACTCTTTACAAGAATAAGATAAGAAGTTGCGTGTATGAACATTTTACGGGCACCCTACAAAGCACATAAAAAAACTTTGTATACTCTCTCCGTTTTTATTAAGTCAAAGTTAGCTAACTTTGACCAagtctatagaaaaatatagcaacaactATACTATCCAACATATGCACTATCGACGTATACTTCATGATGGATTCAATGAAACAAATTTGGTattgtaaatattattatttcttttctataaatttgatcaaagttagccaagtttgacttaggacaaacctaatacgacatgtaaataaaaatagagaAAGTATTATTCCTAAAAATATGGAGGCCAAGCAAATTAAATATATAAGGGAAAATTTCAGAAAAACTACTTGGAAACCGTGGTTTCAAATACATGCATCTTACTTCCTTACAATGTGACACCTAcaaattttatattttttatattcTGCATGTGTCTATTGACTAGCCGATGCGGTTGTCACAGTTCAGCCATGATAAAAATTATTAGATTTTAAACCATATTTATGTACCTTGATGAgttaaattaaaataaatatcAATTACTAAATTACATATCTCATCATCACTACAAGACTAGTAACTTATCTCAACAGTTCCTTTTTGCAAGTGATCAGCGGTTTAGGTGCATTTGGCTAACCAACTATTATTATAACGGCTGGAAATGAGTTTGTCGAGAATTATGTTGTTGGAAATTTcataaaattgtataaaaaATACAAATTATAATAGAAAAACTATCGGTCACTCGGGAAAAAAAATTTTAAAAGCGCTAAAATTTTTGGCCACTTAATAAAATTGTTGGGAAAATCTCATATCTTATAGTGCATTTGAAATTTGTGTAGC is part of the Panicum hallii strain FIL2 chromosome 2, PHallii_v3.1, whole genome shotgun sequence genome and encodes:
- the LOC112882349 gene encoding eukaryotic translation initiation factor 3 subunit E-like; protein product: MAEHDLTARLAPHLDRHLVFPLLEFLQERGLYPEEEIVAAKLRLLGGTNMVDYAMAMHRSLHGTDEAPADMVARRAEVVDRLVALQTGPALPLYAFLRDPHLVQLLRPDKQYNVHMLQEGFQIGPDQIEALYDDAKFQFECGSYSDAAAYLYQYRVLSTNSERSVRALWGMLASEILNRNWDAALEELNRLKEIIDSKNFSSPLNQLQSRIWLMHWSLFIFFNHENGRNGIIDLFFQDRYLNAIQTNAHHLLRYLAVAVVVNKRRRNMLKELTKVIQQEQHSYKDPITEFLECLYVNYDFDGAQQKLMECDQVISNDPFLGKRIAVGNSITVPLRDEFFENARLFIFETVCRIHRCIDISVLAEKLNMRYSEAELWIMNLVKSLKLDAKIDSVSGTLIMRVNRVDVHEEIIESLKNLSTRTHMLAQSIVEPAQAAQQAAQGD